In the genome of Coxiella burnetii, the window CCGTGTAACACAATAAACTTCCTTTAACTATCTCCCAATTTATTTTTAGAAATTTTTCAAGATTACTAATGAGCTTTTCTTTATCCTTAGATTCAGCATAGGATTCGAATATTTTATCTAGATTTTTTATTACGAATTGCTCGTACTTTAAAATTACATAATCAATAAAATCGTTTGGGTTATTGTTTGTATGTTTATTTTTTTCAATGGCATGATCATGATGGATTCTCCGAAAAAAGAGTGAGCTTGAAAAGTGAAGAATGTCAGAAAATTGAATGCTTAGAATAAAACCTTAAGCTGTCGACTTTACGTAGGTATTAAAATAACTTTCAGCCGAAACAGGGAAATTGAGCATTCCGCTTTTCTGTCTTAACTTCTTGAATAAGTGAGGTTAAAGCTCCGAAAGTTTCAAGAATAGCTAATTGCTATTTTGTTTGAGTGCAAACTTGAGTGAACGTTCCATACTAACTTTTTCCTTGATTTTTCCTACCAAGGTTCCGTTTTTTAATACTCCAATTAATAATAAACCTCCTTTTACTACCAACCGGTAGGGGTTGTCAACCCTCTCAAAAAATCAAGAAATGAATATCCCTTGTTCAGAAGCTTATCCGCAATATTAACTTTCATATTCAATCCCAATAGAATGCCACGAGTGATTGAGCAATGAAGATTCGTTCAATCCGGTTTCATCTGGGCATCTCTGTTTGGATCCTCATTTCTTGGCTCATTTTCTTCATTAAAGTTTCTTTCTATCACGATCGCTTGGCAGGCTTCGTCTTCAGGCGGGGGAAAAAAGCAGGCAGCGGATAAGGAGTAGGCCTAATAGGAGGTTTTGGCAGTGGAAGGGGAAGTGGCGGAGGCGAAGGAGGCGCCGGCGGTCGAGAAAGTATGGTAAGGTGATGCAATCCACTCCTTGAGAAAGGGGACTGTGGGGGCAACAAAAATTGGTTTCCTAAAGGAAAGGCAGTAAGAGGCGCTAAAGGGGAAAGTTGAGGGGTTGGCGGTGGAAAGAGAGGTTGGATATTACCTTGTCTTTCCTCTCGTCTCCTATTGCGTAGTCTAGCGCGATTTCTTTCCTGAGTTAAGCCTTTTTCCTCAAGAGCCTCTATTCTAATATTAAACATCTCAGAAAAGTTTCCCAAATCCTTTTCTAGTTTCTTTATTTTCTTTTGCTGTTCTTTTAGAACTTTCTCTAATACTCTAATTCTTTTCACCAACTCTCCCGATTCCTCTATACTTTCTTTTCCTTTCATTGAAAGGCCGCTTTCGTCCCCTAAAGTGGGGCTAGGCTGTTTTCTTTTGGTTTTTAAAGGGTTCTCGGAAGAAAAACTGGGGCTGTCTTTAGGGTATTTTTCCTCTTTCCTTCTTATCATGAGGTAACCTCCATTTTTATACACTCTCTACAACTCTACCAGAGCAATATTAAATAAAAATTAAAAATTTGGTGGCTTCTGAGAAAGCTGGTATGAGAGTTTGTTAGGAGATTCTTCCTGATATCGACAATTATTTTATAAACCTTCGGATAAGGTAAAATAAAGCAGTCAATTAAGAACATAGCACGTTCTCTTACTAATTGTTGG includes:
- the coxCC6 gene encoding Dot/Icm T4SS effector CoxCC6, whose protein sequence is MYKNGGYLMIRRKEEKYPKDSPSFSSENPLKTKRKQPSPTLGDESGLSMKGKESIEESGELVKRIRVLEKVLKEQQKKIKKLEKDLGNFSEMFNIRIEALEEKGLTQERNRARLRNRRREERQGNIQPLFPPPTPQLSPLAPLTAFPLGNQFLLPPQSPFSRSGLHHLTILSRPPAPPSPPPLPLPLPKPPIRPTPYPLPAFFPRLKTKPAKRS